The following are from one region of the Nicotiana tabacum cultivar K326 chromosome 3, ASM71507v2, whole genome shotgun sequence genome:
- the LOC107805377 gene encoding transcription factor bHLH18-like: MDFSSAKWWAEMEAMSTDDHALINHCQMMTQLDELPFNKPFSSSCTSYDIQPSHTAAGILDVKPPFCSYATETQQMTSFSPPLNSSSVFSSCKFNSPSANTVVQNHFENLNYTSVKTELPSGTTLNFSSDDFGDSQNLMQALGFGAADITIQKKSYNRTSLQAQDHVVAERKRRERLTQRFIALSTLIPNLKKLDKATVLGDAIKHIKQLEEQVKTLEEKAKKRNEEPVVAVKRPHLASTTSDHYSSSSEDNVSSVSTDRPQPDIEVRASDGNILVRIRCKKQTGIIKEIFSQVEKLKLSIISSSVMPFAHTTTHITIIAQMGHELGMTANNDVNRIRAAIMKLIGGQEEEAPLITS, translated from the exons ATGGATTTTTCATCGGCTAAATGGTGGGCTGAAATG GAGGCGATGAGTACGGATGATCATGCATTGATCAATCACTGTCAAATGATGACCCAACTAGACGAATTGCCTTTCAATAAGCCCTTCTCGTCCTCTTGCACGTCCTATGATATTCAACCTTCTCATACTGCTGCTGGAATACTGGACGTGAAGCCACCCTTTTGCAGCTATGCAACTGAAACTCAACAAATGACATCTTTTTCTCCTCCTCTTAATTCCTCCAGCGTCTTTTCTTCCTGCAAATTCAACTCGCCATCAGCCAATACTGTTGTCCAAAaccattttgaaaatttgaattacACCTCAGTCAAGACTGAGTTGCCATCTGGAACTACCCTAAACTTCTCGTCTGATGATTTTGGTGATAGCCAAAATCTAATGCAGGCCTTGGGATTTGGTGCTGCTGATATTACTATTCAGAAGAAGAGTTACAATAGGACAAGTTTGCAGGCACAAGACCACGTTGTGGCAGAAAGAAAGCGAAGAGAACGCCTCACTCAGCGCTTCATAGCTTTATCTACCCTCATCCCTAACCTCAAGAAG TTGGACAAAGCAACAGTACTTGGAGATGCGATCAAACATATTAAACAGCTTGAAGAACAAGTAAAAACCCTCGAGGAGAAAGCCAAGAAACGTAACGAGGAACCAGTGGTTGCAGTGAAGAGACCTCACCTGGCCTCCACTACTTCTGACCACTACTCCTCATCTTCTGAAGACAACGTCTCCAGCGTTAGCACAGACCGACCACAACCAGATATTGAAGTTAGAGCATCAGATGGAAATATTCTGGTTAGGATTAGATGCAAAAAGCAAACCGGAATAATAAAGGAAATATTCAGCCAAGTAGAGAAGCTCAAACTCTCTATCATTAGCAGCAGTGTCATGCCTTTTGCCCACACCACCACCCACATAACAATTATTGCTCAG ATGGGTCATGAATTGGGCATGACAGCAAACAATGATGTGAATAGAATACGCGCGGCTATAATGAAGCTCATCGGCGGCCAGGAAGAAGAAGCTCCATTAATTACATCATAG